A DNA window from Paraclostridium bifermentans contains the following coding sequences:
- a CDS encoding MerR family transcriptional regulator, which produces MKEEKLYTTGEFAKKAGVTIRTIRYYDTKGILKPSHHNNQGHRLYSEQDFLKLKQILVLKYLGLSLDEVMEIETQSFGKDDMANSFKLQKNIIKNKINHMKIILDIIETAETSMESAPELDLNNTIDIIKILESEEQLLQQYIDSSNLNANIILQEKFSSNKDGWYNWVFRNMDLNKKCRVLEIGCGNGALWLKNLNNIDMDIDITLTDICQDMIDEAKGNLDKYNKNLSFKRINPNDIPFEDESFDIVIANHILFYMNDLDKVLSEIHRVLNKKGQFYCSTIGNDHMRELEQLLLGFNEKMKISEERLSAKFGIDNAELILNKYFENIDKYLYKDNLIVNDTKAILEYIYTIPGNILEIVDNKKKDFEFYIDKNIKKSNAINITNSHILFKSNKL; this is translated from the coding sequence ATGAAAGAGGAAAAGTTATATACTACAGGTGAATTTGCTAAAAAAGCTGGTGTAACAATCAGAACTATAAGGTACTATGATACAAAAGGCATACTAAAACCATCACATCACAACAATCAAGGTCACAGGTTGTATTCAGAACAAGACTTTCTGAAATTAAAACAAATTCTAGTATTAAAATATTTAGGTCTATCATTAGATGAAGTTATGGAAATTGAAACTCAAAGCTTTGGAAAAGATGACATGGCTAATTCTTTTAAATTACAAAAAAATATCATTAAAAATAAAATAAATCACATGAAAATAATTTTAGACATAATAGAGACTGCAGAGACTAGTATGGAAAGTGCTCCAGAATTAGATTTAAATAATACAATCGATATAATAAAAATTCTGGAAAGTGAAGAGCAATTATTGCAACAGTACATAGATTCATCTAATTTAAATGCAAATATAATTTTGCAAGAAAAGTTTAGCTCAAACAAAGATGGATGGTATAACTGGGTATTTAGAAATATGGATTTAAATAAAAAATGTAGAGTACTAGAAATTGGATGTGGTAATGGAGCTTTATGGTTAAAAAATTTAAACAATATAGATATGGATATAGACATAACACTAACAGACATTTGTCAGGACATGATAGATGAAGCTAAAGGAAACTTAGACAAATATAATAAAAATTTATCATTTAAGAGAATAAATCCTAATGATATTCCTTTTGAAGACGAAAGTTTTGATATCGTAATCGCAAATCATATATTATTTTACATGAATGACTTAGACAAAGTATTATCAGAAATACATAGAGTATTAAATAAAAAAGGACAGTTTTATTGTTCAACTATTGGAAATGATCATATGAGAGAATTAGAACAATTATTGCTAGGATTTAATGAAAAGATGAAAATTTCTGAAGAAAGATTATCTGCTAAGTTTGGTATTGATAATGCTGAACTAATACTAAATAAATACTTTGAAAATATTGATAAATATTTGTATAAAGACAACTTAATTGTAAATGACACAAAAGCTATATTAGAGTACATATACACTATTCCAGGTAATATTTTAGAAATAGTAGATAATAAGAAAAAAGATTTTGAATTTTATATTGATAAAAATATAAAAAAAAGTAACGCAATTAATATAACTAATAGTCACATTTTATTTAAAAGTAATAAATTATAA
- a CDS encoding alanine/glycine:cation symporter family protein: MFDAFKHLVDWLWLYPILIILVGGGITMSITLRFFQITKLPFILKETFGKIFKKGEGDGTITPFQAATSALASTIGAANIVGVPLAIATGGPGAIFWMWIIAIFGCALKYSEIILGIKYRTKNENGEYVGGPMYYLKNGAKMPLLGSLFAFFLMVEIAPSIATQSASIVQTAETINIPPIISGLVVVFIVGLVVYGGIKRISKVTEKLVPFMAIAYFLIALIVVLANFENIPSTFSLIFKGAFNPTAAAGGFAGSVVSATIRAGAARGAYSNEAGMGTSTIAHSAAVTDFPARQALWGVFEVIVDTLCICTITALLVLTTGTWSGVGADKAAAMPSIAVQSVFGAKFGGGFLTICMLMFVLSTLIVIIFYGEKQAEYLFGLKTSKLVRIVYLCFIMVGALCKLGNIVVLLDSALACVIATNMIGVIKLRKEVKEESDKFFEYQNLK; this comes from the coding sequence ATGTTTGACGCTTTCAAACATTTAGTAGATTGGCTCTGGCTTTATCCTATCTTAATCATCTTAGTTGGTGGCGGGATAACTATGTCAATCACTTTAAGATTTTTTCAAATAACAAAATTACCATTTATATTAAAAGAAACATTTGGAAAAATATTTAAAAAAGGAGAAGGAGATGGCACAATTACTCCATTTCAAGCTGCTACATCTGCTTTAGCTTCTACAATAGGTGCCGCAAATATAGTAGGGGTACCTCTAGCTATAGCTACTGGAGGTCCTGGTGCTATATTTTGGATGTGGATTATTGCTATATTTGGATGTGCGCTTAAATACTCAGAAATTATATTAGGTATAAAATACAGGACTAAAAATGAAAATGGTGAGTATGTTGGCGGTCCTATGTACTATCTTAAAAATGGTGCAAAAATGCCTCTTTTAGGTTCATTATTTGCGTTTTTCTTAATGGTTGAAATAGCTCCATCAATAGCTACACAATCAGCTTCAATTGTACAAACTGCAGAAACTATAAATATACCACCTATAATATCAGGTCTTGTAGTTGTATTTATAGTCGGATTAGTTGTTTATGGAGGTATAAAAAGAATTTCAAAAGTTACAGAAAAATTAGTACCTTTTATGGCAATTGCGTATTTTCTAATAGCTCTTATAGTCGTGTTAGCTAACTTTGAAAATATACCCTCTACATTTAGCTTAATATTTAAAGGTGCTTTTAATCCTACTGCCGCTGCTGGTGGTTTTGCAGGATCTGTTGTTTCTGCAACAATAAGAGCTGGTGCTGCTAGAGGAGCCTATTCAAACGAAGCAGGTATGGGTACGTCAACAATAGCTCACTCTGCCGCTGTTACTGATTTTCCTGCAAGACAAGCTCTTTGGGGTGTATTTGAAGTAATAGTTGATACACTTTGTATATGTACAATAACAGCATTGTTAGTTTTAACTACAGGCACATGGTCTGGCGTTGGTGCTGACAAAGCTGCTGCTATGCCTTCAATAGCAGTTCAAAGTGTATTTGGGGCTAAGTTCGGTGGAGGTTTTTTAACTATTTGTATGCTTATGTTTGTTCTATCTACTTTAATAGTAATCATTTTTTATGGTGAAAAACAAGCCGAGTATTTATTCGGATTAAAAACATCCAAACTCGTTAGAATAGTTTATCTATGCTTTATAATGGTAGGAGCATTATGCAAGTTAGGTAATATAGTTGTTCTATTAGATTCTGCTTTAGCATGTGTTATAGCCACAAACATGATAGGTGTAATAAAACTTCGAAAAGAAGTTAAAGAAGAGTCCGATAAATTCTTTGAATATCAAAATCTAAAGTAA